A genomic region of Bosea sp. 124 contains the following coding sequences:
- a CDS encoding response regulator transcription factor, protein MFAEDDEAMGRATAASLTAAGFVVDLVDSRSDALHALKSHRYDAAIFDILLTDGSGLAALAEARRLGFDLPVLLLTALGSVGDRVNGLNAGADDYLVKPFAVDELIARLRALQRRLMASPTMALTVENTTFDPLSRMMSVDGDSIAMSRAEGIIVERFMRCLGRVLTKEQLAESIYSFNEDYTDNAVEVHVHRVRRKLENSGARPSIKTVRGLGYIMLADKTS, encoded by the coding sequence TTGTTCGCGGAAGATGACGAGGCCATGGGCCGGGCAACCGCCGCCTCCCTGACGGCCGCCGGCTTCGTCGTCGATCTCGTCGACAGTCGCAGCGACGCACTGCACGCGCTGAAATCGCACCGCTATGACGCAGCCATCTTCGACATCCTGTTGACGGACGGCAGCGGACTCGCGGCGCTCGCCGAAGCGCGGCGCCTGGGTTTCGATCTCCCGGTCCTGCTTCTGACTGCGCTTGGCTCCGTGGGCGACCGTGTGAACGGCCTCAATGCCGGAGCCGACGACTATCTCGTGAAGCCATTTGCGGTCGACGAATTGATCGCGCGGCTGCGGGCGCTGCAGCGGCGGCTGATGGCATCGCCGACGATGGCACTGACCGTGGAGAACACCACCTTCGACCCGCTCTCGCGCATGATGTCGGTCGACGGCGACAGCATCGCCATGTCGCGCGCCGAGGGCATTATCGTCGAACGTTTCATGCGCTGCCTGGGGCGTGTGCTGACGAAGGAGCAGTTGGCGGAGAGCATCTACTCGTTCAACGAGGATTACACGGACAACGCAGTCGAGGTGCATGTCCACCGCGTCAGGCGCAAGCTGGAGAACAGTGGCGCCCGCCCATCGATCAAGACGGTTCGCGGGCTGGGTTACATCATGCTTGCTGACAAGACGTCATAG
- a CDS encoding MipA/OmpV family protein, with product MRILGPAIFLAIIAGPAASLAADVSRPAARQPEPQPPAPRSPWSAYIALGGGMMPEFPGSKDYKFMPIGIGRLAYHDYYIEVVGPRAKINVIPGGMFEAGPLVGYDGGRDSDVKNRRVKLLPEVDSSVEFGGFAKVNFKQVMMPTDTLSFGVEFAKASEGHEGYTASLKTSYGIQIAKPFFVSVDAEIEFADKKYSNAYFGVTPVGAAASGLPTYTASAGLTKAEIGLNARYLFSPNWGITGRVAYGRLLGDAAKSPIVKQEGSANQFSTVVGVLYRF from the coding sequence ATGCGAATCCTGGGACCAGCCATCTTTCTGGCAATCATCGCCGGGCCTGCCGCCTCGCTCGCCGCCGACGTGTCCAGGCCCGCTGCGCGGCAGCCGGAACCTCAGCCGCCGGCTCCCCGTTCGCCCTGGAGCGCCTATATCGCGCTCGGCGGCGGGATGATGCCGGAGTTTCCAGGGTCGAAGGACTACAAGTTCATGCCCATCGGGATCGGTCGTCTGGCCTATCACGACTACTACATTGAGGTTGTCGGGCCACGGGCCAAGATCAACGTGATCCCCGGCGGGATGTTCGAGGCCGGTCCGTTGGTGGGATATGATGGCGGGCGCGACAGCGATGTGAAGAATCGCCGCGTCAAGCTTCTTCCCGAGGTGGACAGCTCGGTCGAGTTCGGCGGCTTCGCGAAGGTGAACTTCAAGCAGGTGATGATGCCGACCGACACGCTCTCCTTCGGGGTGGAGTTCGCGAAGGCGTCCGAAGGTCATGAAGGCTACACCGCCAGCCTGAAGACGAGCTACGGCATCCAGATCGCCAAGCCCTTCTTCGTGTCGGTCGACGCCGAGATCGAGTTCGCTGACAAGAAGTACTCGAACGCATATTTCGGGGTGACGCCGGTCGGCGCCGCAGCGAGTGGTTTGCCGACCTATACGGCCTCGGCTGGCCTTACGAAGGCCGAGATCGGCTTGAACGCGCGGTACCTCTTCTCGCCAAACTGGGGAATCACCGGTCGCGTCGCTTATGGCCGACTGCTCGGGGATGCCGCCAAGTCCCCCATCGTCAAGCAGGAGGGGTCGGCGAACCAGTTCAGCACTGTCGTCGGTGTTCTTTATCGGTTTTGA
- a CDS encoding DUF3313 domain-containing protein has protein sequence MISIPVFDVATSNPDPSFRQPRTKRHCPAAKSISAQGCVSPRGRGVSGDWGKTVMTVAMLASFAAGGAARFHAGKQGRSTTARRALGMRHGHMIEACGEGSTRSFGSAGFVGLLAMVGSLAGCASAPLVQGAGLSSYDAMTPSDGLMTKSRARVRKDQVLTAKTVKIVPTLFPAALAPNLSNQQRQLVANAADRALCVRLSDRFKLVMADEPADLLVGASVTQATETNEIAAGVSVATSIGMNFVDIGVPVPTPRIPIGLGSLSMEAEAIDPTGRQQAAMLWARGANVLFSSARVSKTSDAYDLADTFGDDFGSLLVKGESPFGSFGIDLPSFQKIGSTMGLAPKFVACERHGRYPGVFGLVGDQLGLPPEWTDKGARQAAR, from the coding sequence ATGATCAGTATCCCTGTCTTCGACGTCGCCACATCCAACCCGGACCCATCATTCCGGCAGCCGAGGACGAAGCGTCATTGTCCCGCGGCGAAATCGATCTCCGCGCAGGGCTGCGTCTCGCCGCGCGGTCGGGGCGTTTCAGGTGACTGGGGCAAGACCGTCATGACCGTGGCGATGCTGGCATCGTTTGCCGCCGGCGGCGCAGCCCGGTTCCACGCTGGAAAACAGGGACGTTCAACCACAGCCCGCCGCGCCCTCGGCATGCGACACGGCCATATGATCGAAGCGTGCGGTGAGGGCTCGACGCGATCGTTCGGCAGCGCCGGGTTCGTTGGTCTGCTGGCCATGGTCGGTTCTCTGGCGGGCTGCGCCTCCGCGCCACTCGTACAAGGTGCCGGCCTGTCCTCCTACGACGCGATGACGCCTTCCGACGGGCTCATGACGAAGTCCCGAGCGCGCGTTCGCAAGGATCAAGTCTTGACGGCCAAGACGGTCAAGATCGTACCGACGTTATTCCCCGCCGCTCTTGCGCCGAATCTCTCCAATCAGCAGCGCCAACTTGTTGCGAACGCCGCGGATCGAGCACTCTGCGTCAGACTTAGTGATCGGTTCAAACTCGTGATGGCGGACGAACCGGCCGACCTGCTCGTGGGCGCTTCCGTCACCCAGGCGACCGAGACGAACGAAATTGCCGCGGGTGTTTCGGTCGCCACGTCAATCGGCATGAATTTCGTGGATATCGGCGTCCCGGTTCCGACACCGCGCATCCCGATCGGATTGGGGAGCCTCTCAATGGAGGCGGAAGCGATCGACCCAACGGGGCGGCAGCAAGCGGCCATGCTTTGGGCGAGGGGAGCGAACGTGCTCTTCAGCTCGGCCAGGGTCTCCAAGACGAGCGATGCCTATGATCTCGCGGACACATTCGGCGACGATTTCGGTTCGCTGCTCGTGAAAGGGGAAAGCCCTTTCGGCTCTTTTGGAATCGACCTCCCGTCCTTCCAGAAGATCGGATCGACGATGGGGCTCGCCCCGAAGTTCGTGGCCTGCGAACGGCACGGCCGGTACCCGGGCGTCTTCGGTCTCGTCGGAGATCAGCTCGGGTTGCCTCCCGAATGGACCGACAAGGGCGCCCGGCAGGCAGCCCGCTAG